A stretch of DNA from Candidatus Zixiibacteriota bacterium:
GTTGGATGATCCGGACTGAGGGAACGGGCCCGAAGAGCCTCGATTGATTTGTCATCCATCATTTCTCGGAATACGTCAAAGGGGACATGTTCCACCTTTTGTTCCTCGTGTGAGGTCCGGAAGCCATCGAAGAAATGGACGAACGGAATCCGGCTTTCAATGGAGGCGGCGTGAGTTATGGCGGCCAGGTCCATCACTTCCTGGATAGATCCGGAAGCCATCAGGCCGAATCCGGTGGAGCGGGCGGCCATAACGTCGGAATGATCGCCGAAGATGGAGAGAGCATGAGTGGCCACCGAACGGGCCGAGACATGAAATACCGTGGGGGTCATCTCGCCGGCAATCTTGAACATATTGGGAAGCATGAGCAGTAAACCCTGTGAAGCTGTGAAGGTCGTGGTCAGGGCCCCGGTGGTGCAGGCACCGTGAATGGCGCCCGAGGCACCGCCCTCGGACTGCATCTCAACCACATCGGGAATCGTCCCCCAGATATTGGTTTCTCCGCGCGCTGATTTCTCGTCGGCGATTTCACCCATACCTGATGACGGAGTGATTGGATAGATGGCGATGACTTCACTTAAGGCGTGAGCCACATAAGCGGCCGCCGAGTTGCCATCAATCGTCACCATTTTTTTCTTCTTATCCATTTATATAACCTTTCGCCAATTTATAAAGACCAAATGATTATTTTTTTACGGTTCGCGGTAAAGTGATCCCCCTTTGCCCCTGATATTTTCCTTTCTTGTCCCGATAGGAAACATCACAAATCTCATCGGCACCCAGGAAAAGAATCTGAGCGATGCCTTCATTGGCATAAATTTTGGCCGGGAGGGGAGTGGTGTTGGAAATTTCCAGGGTCGCGAAGCCTTCCCATTCCGGTTCAAAAGGGGTAACATTGACAATAATTCCGCAGCGAGCATAGGTCGATTTGCCGAGACAGATGGTAATGACATCGCGCGGGATTTTAAAATATTCCACGGTTCGGGCCAGAGCAAAGGAGTTGGGCGGAACGAGGACATATCTGGCTTTGACGTCAATGAAAGAATTGGTGGCAAAATTCTTGGGATCAATGATGGAGGAATTAACATTGGTGAATATTTTGAATTCATCGGCGACGCGAATATCATACCCATAAGATGACAATCCGTAGCTTACGCCTTTTTTTATTTGTTTGGCCGAAAACGGCTTGATCATATCGTGCTTAAGAGCCATTTCCTTAATCCAGTGATCCGGCTTTACCGGCATATCAATACTCCTGACCCATGGTTAAAAATAATTACCTATTATACGAAAAAAAGTCGGTCGGGCAAGCCACTTTTGTGGGTTATCTCATTTCAGGATTTGCGCGATCTGACCTTCGATTTCCAGTTCTGAAGATCCGCAATGGTATAACTGCTGAAAACACCCAATAGTTTTTCTTCAGCTTCCGCAAGGACATCGCGAAGCGGGCAATTTTCCGTTTTCTGGCAGCAATCATTATCGTTATCGTTCAAACACCTGATGATATGATATGGGCCCTGGATGGCCTCGACCACTGCCCGAACAGTGATTTCATCGGGAGACCGGTTTAGCGAAAATCCGCCCTTGACACCGCGGTGAGAGCGGACAATCCCGGTTTTGGTCAAATTCTGGAAGATTTTGGCCAGAAATTTCTCCGGGACATCCTCGGCCGTGGCAATTTCGGATAGAGGAATGACCTGGTCCTGATCCTGATTGGCCAGATAAATTACACCCAGTAATCCGTATCCTTCGGCTCTGGTAAACTGCATTTTGGATACCTCATAGTATACCGTTTTGAATCGCTTCAGATTTTTAAAAAAAGCGACCTTGGAAAATAATCCACCAACGAAAAAATAGAAGCAAGAGTGACCAATGTCAACAGTATATTGTTATTATTTTCACAAAACAGAAATCGTTGTTGTTGAGATTCATAATGGTTTGACCGCACGGCCAAAATAGATATATTATACTGTCGCAGGGCGACGTATTTATGGGCAAAACCATCGGAAGTAATGGTCTATGGAATATAATGGATATCTGAAAAATAAAGCAACTTTGACGGCTTATGCTTCCGATGGCTCATTGTATGCCATTACGCCTGATCGCGTAAGATTGGTCGATTCAGCTGAGGCTGTACAAAAGGTTCTTACCGATGCCCCGGCGAGCGGTCTTTCGGTTACCTGCCGGGGAGGCGGTACCGGATTAACCGGGGGAGCAGTCGGGTCGGGGATTATTCTTGATTTCTCCGGCTACAGGGATATTCTGAAGATCGATACCGCGAGTAAGACAGTTCACACACAAGTGGGAATAATATATGATGATCTAAATCAGATTTTAAAAGAATCCCGACTTTTTTTCCCGCCTGATCCTTCCTCAGGCGATTCCTGCCAGATCGGCGGTATGCTGGCCAATAATTCATCGGGTCCCAGATCGATAAAATATGGATTGACCTCGGATTTCGTGGAAGAGATTGAGATAATTAATGCCTCCGGCAAATTGCTAAACCTTAAAAAACTCAAGATTAACGGCCCGGAGTTCTCCGGATTTATTGGAAATCATGGAGAATACGGCCGGGTGTATGATCTTCTTGACAAGAACCGGGATATAATCAGGCAGAATTGGCCGCGAGTTAAAAAAAACTCGGCCGGCTACAATTTATTTCAAGTTGTCAAAGATATCGAACGGGGTATTTTTAATCTCCCGGCCCTGCTGGTCGGTTCCGAAGGAACCCTGGCTATAATACTGTCGGCCCGGCTGAGATTATTGCCGCTGGCCGATAAGCGGTTAACAGCCCGTTTGTATTTCAAATCACTGGTTGAGGCCGGGCGGGCCGTTCCGGATATTCTTGCGGCAGAACCAGCCGGGTTGGAGATTGTCGATGGGGCGACACTTAATCTGATCGGGAGGGATCGGTTCGGAATACCGGAATCGGCGGCAGCCATGCTACTGGTGGAGTTCGATGACAATCTGGAAGAAAAACGGGCAAAATTCCTTGAGTTGGTTTCGGCCATTGATCTGGCCGGGCCGGTGGAATTCGCATCCGATCCGGAAGCGGCCGCGGCTCTCTGGCGGGTTCGCAAGGCCATTGTCCCGACTCTGTACCGTCACCATCCGACCCGGCGTCCGATTTCGCTTGTGGAGGATGTCTCGCTGCCTCCGGAACATATTCCCCTGTTCATTGAATATGTGACCGGCCTGTTTTCAAAACACAACCGGATATTTGGAATTTTCGGACATATTGGAGATGGTAATCTGCACCTGAGGCCGCTATTCGATCTCAATGATCCCGATGATTTCAAGCTGGCCGGGCTGATTTATGAACAGGTGTACGATAAAGTTATCGAACTGGGCGGTTCGACCACGGCCGAGCATGCCGATGGCCGCTTGCGCGCGGGAGTGCTTCGCCGATTGTATGGCGATAGGATTTACGAAATTTTCAGGGAGATTAAAAAAATTCTGGATCCGGAGGGTATTCTTTCACCGGGAGTGATGCTCGGCGAGCGACCCTTTACCGATAATATCGATTTCGATAAGATTAAGCTCTACTGCGCCGCCTGCGGTAAGTGCAACGGCTATTGTCCGGCTTATGATCTTTTCCGCCGCGAAGATTACTCTCCACGGGGCTGGTTGAGGATTTTGCATCAGTCCGGGGAATCGAGAAAAAATCTCGACAAATATCTTTCCTTTTGCCTCAACTGCAAAAACTGCACTATAGTTTGCCCGGCCGGAGTTGATATCGCCTCCGAAATTATGGCCTACCGGGCCAAAAAGCCATCGCGGTTATCAAGGGCGGTTGTGACTTGGACCGACAATGAAACATTGTTGAATCTGTCGCTAAGGATGGGCAAACTGGCGGAACCGATTATAAACAGCGGTCCGGGTAAGGCGGCAGTATCCTTTATGGCC
This window harbors:
- a CDS encoding dCTP deaminase; translation: MPVKPDHWIKEMALKHDMIKPFSAKQIKKGVSYGLSSYGYDIRVADEFKIFTNVNSSIIDPKNFATNSFIDVKARYVLVPPNSFALARTVEYFKIPRDVITICLGKSTYARCGIIVNVTPFEPEWEGFATLEISNTTPLPAKIYANEGIAQILFLGADEICDVSYRDKKGKYQGQRGITLPRTVKK
- a CDS encoding Rrf2 family transcriptional regulator, whose amino-acid sequence is MQFTRAEGYGLLGVIYLANQDQDQVIPLSEIATAEDVPEKFLAKIFQNLTKTGIVRSHRGVKGGFSLNRSPDEITVRAVVEAIQGPYHIIRCLNDNDNDCCQKTENCPLRDVLAEAEEKLLGVFSSYTIADLQNWKSKVRSRKS
- a CDS encoding FAD-binding oxidoreductase, with the translated sequence MEYNGYLKNKATLTAYASDGSLYAITPDRVRLVDSAEAVQKVLTDAPASGLSVTCRGGGTGLTGGAVGSGIILDFSGYRDILKIDTASKTVHTQVGIIYDDLNQILKESRLFFPPDPSSGDSCQIGGMLANNSSGPRSIKYGLTSDFVEEIEIINASGKLLNLKKLKINGPEFSGFIGNHGEYGRVYDLLDKNRDIIRQNWPRVKKNSAGYNLFQVVKDIERGIFNLPALLVGSEGTLAIILSARLRLLPLADKRLTARLYFKSLVEAGRAVPDILAAEPAGLEIVDGATLNLIGRDRFGIPESAAAMLLVEFDDNLEEKRAKFLELVSAIDLAGPVEFASDPEAAAALWRVRKAIVPTLYRHHPTRRPISLVEDVSLPPEHIPLFIEYVTGLFSKHNRIFGIFGHIGDGNLHLRPLFDLNDPDDFKLAGLIYEQVYDKVIELGGSTTAEHADGRLRAGVLRRLYGDRIYEIFREIKKILDPEGILSPGVMLGERPFTDNIDFDKIKLYCAACGKCNGYCPAYDLFRREDYSPRGWLRILHQSGESRKNLDKYLSFCLNCKNCTIVCPAGVDIASEIMAYRAKKPSRLSRAVVTWTDNETLLNLSLRMGKLAEPIINSGPGKAAVSFMARPFTGIDKSIEFPAVAGIPLRKRFADRRADSGKLGLFHGCADNLLKSEFGEALFRVFDRLGIDLAIPEQKCCGLPQEVYGHRDSLIKKARFNIDRLNRFDRIITGCASCLQRLKEYGKLFNDNDPDREAALHLAARCFDISQYLNSRGIDFSIFNSGPDIRVTYHNPCHLRAAGLHREPERLIGKLAGVEIVHPLYGDRCCTQSGSYGYVHYRESKKMFRKKKDDYERLQADYIMTSCPSCQMKIRAELDGNSRVVHPVQILADRLRN